A genomic segment from Nodosilinea sp. FACHB-141 encodes:
- the ggt gene encoding gamma-glutamyltransferase, protein MALVSAPSATPSAMVVCPHYLASTAGLNVLSQGGNAVDAAIATQAALSVVYPAMTGLGGDGFWLGYQASSGQLYGLNGSGRAGASCDRDRFTSLGLTAIPQRGPQAVITVPGGVSAWGEMHQRFGRLPWADLLQPAIALAEQGYPCSKSQARWTRANAEFLRAYGGENNPFLPEGEVPTAGSQVTNLPLGKTLRRLAVAGSQDFYQGEIAEQIVGYLSALGGWLTRDDFAHHSATWVEPISTTYRGHQVCQLPPNTQGFTVLQMLNVLEGFNPHTIGHGTTDYYHLLVEATKLAFADRDRWLSDPDFTDIPLGELISKPYGDRRRARLSMAVAQGYPTPEIGGDTVYLAVVDGEGNAVSTIQSLYFDFGSGVVPPELGFPLQNRGSLFSLAPNHPNALEPGKRPFHTLMPGLVLNDSRPYLVLGTMGGEGQPQTQLALLTRMLDFGYAPQAAIDLPRWLWGRTWGEASTRLAMENRIPAEVRQALEQRGHQITEAPAWAEQMGHAHAIQLNPDGLLGGCDRRSEGAIACL, encoded by the coding sequence ATGGCTCTAGTCTCTGCCCCATCTGCCACCCCCTCCGCGATGGTGGTCTGCCCCCACTACCTGGCCTCCACCGCTGGCCTCAACGTGCTCAGCCAGGGCGGCAACGCAGTCGATGCGGCGATCGCCACCCAAGCGGCCCTATCGGTGGTCTACCCCGCCATGACCGGGCTGGGCGGCGATGGCTTTTGGCTGGGCTACCAGGCTAGCTCAGGCCAGCTCTACGGTCTCAATGGCTCGGGCAGGGCGGGAGCGAGCTGCGATCGCGATCGCTTCACATCCTTAGGTCTAACTGCCATTCCTCAGCGCGGCCCCCAGGCAGTAATCACAGTGCCGGGGGGTGTCTCAGCCTGGGGCGAAATGCACCAGCGTTTTGGCCGTCTGCCCTGGGCTGACCTGCTTCAGCCCGCGATCGCCTTGGCCGAACAGGGTTACCCCTGCTCGAAATCCCAGGCTCGCTGGACGCGGGCCAACGCTGAGTTTCTGCGGGCCTACGGCGGCGAGAACAATCCCTTTTTGCCGGAGGGTGAGGTGCCTACCGCTGGGTCGCAAGTGACTAACCTACCGCTGGGAAAAACCCTACGCCGCTTGGCCGTCGCTGGCTCCCAAGATTTCTACCAGGGAGAGATCGCCGAGCAGATCGTAGGCTACCTGAGCGCTCTGGGCGGCTGGCTGACCCGCGATGACTTTGCCCACCACAGCGCCACCTGGGTAGAGCCGATCAGCACCACCTACCGGGGCCACCAAGTATGCCAGCTGCCCCCCAATACCCAGGGGTTTACGGTGCTGCAAATGCTCAATGTGCTGGAGGGGTTTAACCCGCACACCATCGGCCACGGCACCACCGACTACTACCACCTGCTGGTGGAGGCTACCAAGCTAGCCTTTGCCGATCGCGATCGCTGGTTGAGTGACCCCGACTTTACCGACATTCCGCTAGGAGAGCTGATCTCGAAACCCTATGGCGATCGCCGTCGCGCCCGGCTGAGCATGGCCGTGGCCCAAGGCTACCCGACTCCGGAGATCGGCGGCGACACTGTTTACCTCGCCGTAGTCGATGGCGAGGGCAATGCCGTATCGACGATTCAGAGCCTGTACTTCGACTTTGGGTCGGGGGTAGTGCCGCCTGAGCTGGGCTTTCCGCTACAAAATCGAGGCTCGCTGTTTTCCCTTGCCCCCAACCACCCCAACGCCCTAGAACCCGGTAAGCGTCCCTTTCACACCCTCATGCCCGGTCTGGTGCTCAACGACAGCAGGCCCTATTTAGTGCTGGGCACTATGGGCGGCGAGGGCCAGCCCCAGACCCAGCTGGCGCTGCTGACTAGAATGTTGGACTTTGGCTATGCTCCCCAAGCGGCAATCGATCTGCCCCGCTGGCTGTGGGGTCGTACCTGGGGCGAGGCCTCTACCCGACTGGCAATGGAAAATCGGATTCCTGCTGAAGTTCGCCAAGCCCTAGAGCAGCGAGGACATCAGATCACCGAGGCTCCTGCTTGGGCTGAGCAAATGGGCCACGCCCACGCCATTCAGTTGAACCCGGACGGGCTGCTGGGAGGCTGCGATCGTCGTAGCGAGGGAGCGATCGCCTGCCTGTAG
- a CDS encoding PleD family two-component system response regulator gives MPVNSDSAVILVADDDPFIRHMLTRYLEREGYQVIEAAHGEAALNLYFYHVPDLVLLDALMPVVDGFEVCRRLQDLTQGNLAPVLMITGLEDEKSVDQAFEIGVVDYVTKPINWAVLRQRVRRLILQHRLEIQLREANYQLQQLTMIDSLTQVANRRRFDEYLLQEWGRGVREHLSLSLVICDIDHFKDYNDHYGHQAGDRCLQEVAKTLSQCISRPADIVTRYGGEEFAIILPNTTLEGATVISQRLVTAVQQRGLPHNTAPSAIVTISCGVANVLPMADYLPSDLVFTADQALYQAKAQGRNQYQAIYVMPPSPGQSVNPGAVSTTPILRALWPEA, from the coding sequence ATGCCAGTCAATTCTGATTCAGCGGTGATTTTGGTAGCCGACGATGACCCGTTTATCCGCCACATGCTGACCCGCTATCTGGAGCGCGAGGGCTACCAGGTGATCGAAGCTGCCCATGGAGAAGCGGCCCTAAACCTGTACTTTTATCACGTGCCCGATCTAGTGCTGCTGGACGCGCTGATGCCGGTGGTAGATGGCTTTGAGGTCTGCCGACGACTACAGGATTTAACCCAGGGCAACCTGGCACCGGTGCTGATGATTACTGGCCTAGAGGACGAAAAATCGGTAGATCAGGCGTTTGAAATTGGGGTGGTCGACTATGTCACCAAGCCGATTAACTGGGCAGTGCTGCGCCAGCGGGTGCGGCGGCTCATCTTGCAGCACCGCTTAGAGATTCAGCTGCGGGAGGCCAACTACCAGCTCCAGCAGCTGACGATGATCGACAGCCTCACCCAGGTAGCCAACCGCCGCCGCTTCGACGAATATCTCTTGCAGGAGTGGGGTCGGGGTGTGCGCGAACACCTGTCGCTGTCGCTGGTAATCTGCGACATTGACCATTTCAAAGACTACAACGACCACTATGGGCATCAGGCGGGCGATCGCTGTCTTCAAGAAGTGGCCAAAACCCTGAGCCAGTGCATTAGCCGCCCAGCCGACATTGTTACCCGCTACGGCGGTGAAGAATTTGCCATTATTTTGCCCAACACCACTTTGGAGGGGGCAACCGTCATCAGCCAGCGGCTAGTGACAGCAGTTCAGCAACGGGGATTGCCCCACAACACAGCCCCCAGCGCGATCGTCACAATTAGCTGCGGTGTTGCCAACGTGTTACCCATGGCTGATTATTTGCCCTCTGACTTGGTGTTTACCGCCGATCAGGCCCTCTACCAAGCCAAGGCCCAAGGCCGCAACCAGTATCAGGCCATCTACGTGATGCCCCCTAGCCCTGGGCAATCGGTTAACCCAGGCGCTGTTAGCACTACCCCTATCCTGCGAGCTCTTTGGCCCGAGGCTTGA